The following coding sequences are from one Methanosarcina sp. WWM596 window:
- a CDS encoding nucleotidyltransferase family protein — protein sequence MVHEETHMDVDKIRLFILERKAEIKREFKAEVIGIFGSYARGEEKEKSDIDVLVRFGEGATLLHLTGLGFYLEDLFGVSVDVVSERALHPMMRDDVLKELVLV from the coding sequence ATGGTACACGAAGAAACCCACATGGACGTTGATAAGATCCGGCTTTTTATTCTGGAAAGAAAAGCTGAAATAAAAAGGGAATTCAAGGCAGAAGTGATAGGCATTTTCGGCTCTTACGCCCGTGGCGAGGAAAAAGAGAAAAGTGATATTGATGTTCTGGTGAGATTTGGGGAAGGAGCAACCCTTTTACATCTTACGGGGCTTGGATTTTATCTTGAGGACCTTTTCGGAGTTTCAGTCGACGTTGTCTCTGAACGAGCACTTCACCCGATGATGCGGGATGATGTATTGAAGGAACTGGTGCTTGTATGA
- a CDS encoding metal-dependent hydrolase has protein sequence MVNTLSHLGVGLLIALALGYKGKKRNILAFLAILPDLDFIPYIFFALVSDSVSHETRNQLFYLLGHREFMHSILFILLVTFFTWLIIKDLRFTAAGFAAIFLHSYLDYTTSWKMRPLYPFNTETSIMGAVYFFDPLANLLPLVPVFILLVAYMKSRGKWTGKFSNFCTFVTENRSKFYTTLLVVLLVWITVLPVAKICLVNNISDTEGTKISYQKTYPSSPGKFLTAYSYNSTYYKIMEVSYWSGIERSDYIEKINVTGDVPDTSAYAERAEKLYLTGVPQEVDYPVYSVSEENGSVTVMLSDARNPYVGMWAYFRTVYRFIFDTESGDYVAYASMQGEKEEKLGDNWFG, from the coding sequence ATGGTAAACACACTCTCCCATCTGGGAGTTGGCCTTCTGATCGCTCTGGCTCTCGGATATAAAGGAAAAAAGCGGAACATCCTGGCATTTCTGGCAATCCTGCCGGACCTGGATTTCATCCCATACATATTCTTTGCCCTCGTCAGCGACAGCGTAAGCCATGAGACCAGAAACCAGCTTTTTTACCTGCTGGGTCACAGGGAGTTTATGCACTCCATCCTTTTCATCCTGCTTGTAACGTTTTTCACCTGGCTTATAATAAAAGACCTCAGGTTCACAGCCGCCGGGTTTGCAGCTATTTTTCTCCACAGCTACCTTGATTATACCACCAGCTGGAAAATGCGCCCCCTCTACCCGTTCAACACCGAGACTTCAATCATGGGAGCCGTCTACTTCTTCGACCCGCTGGCAAACCTTCTTCCCCTGGTGCCCGTCTTTATTTTACTTGTAGCATACATGAAAAGCCGTGGAAAATGGACAGGAAAGTTCAGTAACTTCTGTACTTTTGTCACCGAAAACCGGAGCAAATTTTATACCACCCTTCTAGTTGTGCTTCTGGTCTGGATTACAGTGCTGCCTGTAGCTAAAATTTGTCTCGTGAATAATATTTCCGACACAGAGGGTACAAAAATCAGCTACCAGAAAACCTACCCATCCTCCCCCGGAAAGTTCCTTACCGCATATTCCTATAACTCCACCTACTACAAGATAATGGAAGTCAGCTACTGGTCAGGGATCGAAAGAAGCGATTATATCGAAAAAATAAATGTGACCGGCGACGTCCCCGATACCTCCGCCTACGCCGAAAGAGCCGAAAAACTCTACCTGACAGGTGTCCCTCAGGAAGTCGATTATCCTGTTTATTCGGTTTCGGAAGAAAACGGCTCGGTAACTGTCATGCTGAGCGATGCCAGGAATCCCTATGTTGGGATGTGGGCATATTTTAGAACGGTTTACAGGTTTATTTTTGATACGGAGAGCGGGGATTATGTGGCATATGCAAGCATGCAGGGGGAAAAGGAGGAGAAATTGGGGGATAACTGGTTTGGGTGA
- a CDS encoding DUF86 domain-containing protein: MRSPILYLSEMLSASITVKSFIEEMDKDAFLKDEKTKSAVVRQLEIIGEAAKAIPADIRSLAPELDWRSIAGMRDRMIHAYFNVDYNLVWDTVVNDVPVFEQTIERLIGELDSSN; the protein is encoded by the coding sequence ATGAGGTCCCCAATTCTTTATCTTTCCGAAATGCTCTCGGCTTCCATAACTGTAAAGAGTTTCATAGAGGAAATGGACAAAGATGCTTTTCTGAAAGATGAGAAGACCAAAAGTGCAGTAGTCCGCCAGTTAGAGATCATAGGCGAGGCTGCAAAAGCCATTCCTGCCGACATAAGGTCTTTAGCTCCTGAACTCGACTGGCGAAGTATAGCAGGTATGCGAGACCGCATGATTCATGCCTATTTTAATGTAGATTATAACCTTGTCTGGGATACCGTAGTAAACGATGTCCCGGTGTTTGAACAAACTATTGAAAGATTAATTGGGGAGCTGGATTCCAGTAACTGA
- a CDS encoding HD domain-containing protein: protein MSYNSRPAEDSKFWEDLLPEPLPLEDLFHKYGIERSHADNVARNALELFEILAPVHGLDSEFRKLVELAALVHDVGVATDFENHHRAGRDILLRHPPAELPERLWPVVAWTAFLHKKKIGKKKLEGLKGKTFGKMPEAMQDITLKVAALIRLADALDYSRMESRLGKATFKGRGVRFEIIGQGAAIDAERMYKKGDLWHLLYDTELEFKPQLHIS, encoded by the coding sequence ATGAGTTATAATTCCAGACCTGCGGAAGATAGCAAATTCTGGGAAGATTTACTGCCCGAACCCCTGCCCCTCGAAGACCTTTTCCATAAATACGGAATTGAACGTAGCCATGCCGATAACGTGGCCCGAAATGCACTCGAACTTTTTGAGATCCTCGCTCCTGTCCACGGGCTGGACTCAGAGTTTCGGAAACTGGTGGAATTGGCTGCCCTCGTGCATGATGTAGGGGTAGCTACTGACTTTGAGAACCACCACAGGGCTGGAAGGGACATCCTGCTTCGCCACCCGCCTGCCGAGTTACCTGAAAGGTTGTGGCCGGTTGTTGCCTGGACGGCTTTCCTGCACAAAAAGAAGATTGGAAAAAAGAAACTTGAGGGTCTTAAAGGAAAGACTTTCGGAAAAATGCCCGAAGCCATGCAGGATATTACCCTGAAAGTGGCCGCCCTTATCCGGCTCGCCGATGCCCTTGACTACAGCCGGATGGAAAGCAGGCTCGGGAAGGCCACTTTCAAAGGTCGGGGAGTCAGGTTCGAAATAATAGGGCAGGGAGCTGCAATTGATGCAGAAAGAATGTACAAAAAAGGTGACCTATGGCACCTGCTCTACGATACGGAACTTGAGTTTAAGCCCCAATTGCATATATCATGA
- the tnpA gene encoding IS200/IS605 family transposase, with protein sequence MHAYSYLDIYITIRHKLNLRSHFTYSPHYHFVQCVKYRRKALTNPLVVDFLKTKIHTISETFDVEVLNIECDKDHFHLLFSAKPSLDIPKYINTTKIITSREIHKNFPEVKTMLWKDTFWSRSYFIASTG encoded by the coding sequence ATGCATGCTTATAGTTATCTAGATATATATATAACTATACGGCATAAACTGAATCTTAGAAGCCATTTTACATATTCACCCCATTATCATTTCGTTCAGTGTGTGAAATATAGGAGAAAAGCTCTAACGAACCCTTTAGTTGTTGATTTTCTCAAAACAAAAATCCATACCATAAGTGAAACATTTGATGTTGAAGTGCTGAATATCGAGTGTGACAAAGACCATTTTCACTTATTATTTTCAGCAAAACCTTCACTTGATATTCCAAAATATATCAACACCACAAAAATAATAACTTCAAGGGAGATTCATAAAAACTTCCCTGAAGTAAAAACTATGTTATGGAAAGATACGTTCTGGTCAAGATCGTATTTTATCGCATCGACAGGATAA
- a CDS encoding metal-dependent hydrolase yields the protein MVNTISHIGIGLLLAYALGLKGRKRLCLVLLSIIPDLDYFTYSIFTLISGGVSHEARNQLFYLLGHREFMHSVFFAFIIALLIWLKTKDRAFTFGGFQAVFLHILLDYTTIAKMRPFYPFSTNESALRAIYPFDPVINVLPLLPVFIVAAEYIKNRGKRSLETRDKWNVKSKGRWSFEGKDSWSNKNRDILNRKLNGLRKLNGLNRFHGFVNRNEGKFYASFIIILLVWTTVFPVAKVLLTDSISRAEGTEISYNDTYPISIGKFLAAYSYDDTRYKLLEVNYWSGVKKSFYVEKVTVTGDIPDAFAYAERAGKLYSNSVPQAIDYPVYSVSEKGGTVTVIFSDARNPYVKNWPYFDTVYRFVFDRESGKYEVYESHYGRAEKKLDKNYFE from the coding sequence ATGGTAAATACAATATCTCATATTGGAATCGGTCTGCTTCTTGCCTATGCCCTTGGCTTAAAAGGGAGGAAGAGGCTTTGTCTGGTTCTGCTTTCTATAATCCCTGACCTGGATTATTTCACCTATTCGATCTTTACACTCATTAGCGGAGGCGTAAGCCACGAGGCGCGAAACCAGCTTTTCTATTTGCTGGGACACAGGGAGTTTATGCATTCGGTTTTTTTCGCTTTTATTATCGCACTTCTGATCTGGCTTAAAACTAAAGACAGGGCTTTTACATTTGGAGGGTTTCAGGCTGTTTTCCTGCACATCCTCCTGGATTACACTACGATCGCGAAAATGCGACCCTTCTATCCGTTCAGCACAAACGAGTCCGCCCTTAGAGCCATTTATCCCTTTGATCCCGTGATAAATGTCCTTCCTCTGCTGCCTGTCTTCATTGTGGCTGCGGAATATATAAAGAACAGGGGCAAACGGAGTCTTGAAACCAGGGATAAATGGAATGTTAAAAGCAAGGGAAGATGGTCTTTCGAAGGCAAGGACAGCTGGAGCAATAAAAACAGAGACATATTGAATAGAAAATTAAACGGGCTAAGAAAATTAAACGGGCTAAACAGGTTCCATGGTTTTGTAAACAGGAATGAGGGCAAATTCTATGCCTCTTTTATTATAATCCTCCTTGTCTGGACCACAGTGTTCCCTGTTGCAAAAGTCCTCCTTACGGACAGCATCTCCAGAGCAGAAGGGACCGAGATCAGTTACAACGACACTTACCCGATATCGATCGGCAAATTCCTGGCAGCATATTCGTATGATGATACCCGGTATAAACTCCTGGAAGTCAACTACTGGTCAGGAGTTAAAAAAAGTTTTTACGTTGAGAAGGTAACTGTGACCGGGGATATCCCGGACGCTTTTGCCTACGCCGAAAGAGCCGGGAAACTCTACAGTAATTCAGTGCCTCAGGCGATCGACTATCCTGTTTATTCGGTTTCGGAAAAAGGAGGGACTGTAACCGTAATTTTTAGCGATGCCAGAAACCCTTATGTTAAAAATTGGCCTTATTTTGATACGGTTTACAGGTTTGTTTTTGACAGGGAAAGCGGAAAATACGAGGTATATGAGAGCCACTACGGGAGAGCGGAAAAGAAGCTTGACAAGAACTATTTCGAGTGA
- a CDS encoding phosphatase PAP2 family protein, translating to MFQTEPILYLQSLGTEWFTFFMVLITSMGSAAFFAGMIIITAFGIDFKKGFLLFQLLLWTALITETFKALIAFPRPDFVDSRVLNLEDGIKNTSPFDGNGDTGFFRLPDREVIEAFRLQEPLPDSPFGFPSGHVALTTVLWGGASSVFNSRTISRLAPGAVLIVAFSRMYLGRHFLGDVLGGAVLGLSILVAFKYFLKGPLKDEFFKKENFKPVFRQKNLFFYSIMFVVPVLFASLSLVSGEVAGFFLGANTAYLLIIRKGFPEDAGDTGQRATRVFIALMLFGVSTLVLDIGFATVETSISPGATLIEFLKAFIPALTIWVSAGICTKLDLYGRE from the coding sequence TTGTTCCAGACAGAACCCATACTTTACCTCCAATCCCTTGGGACCGAATGGTTTACTTTCTTCATGGTTTTGATAACTTCAATGGGGTCTGCCGCCTTTTTTGCTGGCATGATAATCATCACCGCTTTCGGGATCGATTTCAAGAAGGGTTTTCTTCTGTTCCAGCTGCTGCTCTGGACTGCCCTGATTACCGAGACCTTTAAGGCGCTGATTGCCTTTCCAAGGCCGGATTTTGTAGACAGCAGGGTACTTAACCTGGAGGATGGAATCAAAAATACCTCTCCTTTTGATGGAAATGGGGATACAGGCTTTTTCAGACTTCCAGACAGGGAGGTCATTGAGGCTTTCCGTCTTCAGGAGCCCCTTCCCGATTCTCCCTTTGGATTTCCTTCTGGGCATGTCGCACTTACCACCGTGCTCTGGGGAGGAGCCTCCAGTGTCTTCAACAGCAGAACAATCAGTAGGCTGGCTCCCGGAGCAGTGCTGATCGTAGCTTTTTCGAGAATGTACCTGGGAAGGCATTTTCTGGGTGATGTCCTGGGAGGAGCTGTTCTGGGTTTAAGTATCCTGGTCGCTTTTAAGTATTTCCTCAAAGGTCCCCTGAAAGATGAATTTTTCAAAAAAGAGAACTTTAAGCCTGTTTTCAGGCAGAAAAATCTCTTTTTTTACTCTATTATGTTTGTAGTTCCTGTTCTTTTTGCATCCCTGTCTCTTGTAAGCGGTGAAGTAGCAGGCTTTTTCCTTGGTGCGAACACGGCATATCTCCTTATAATACGAAAGGGGTTCCCGGAAGATGCGGGAGACACGGGGCAGCGAGCAACCAGGGTATTTATTGCCCTCATGCTGTTTGGGGTATCAACTCTTGTCCTTGATATCGGATTTGCCACAGTGGAAACTTCCATTTCTCCTGGAGCTACTCTCATAGAGTTTTTAAAAGCTTTCATCCCTGCGCTTACCATATGGGTTTCTGCAGGTATCTGTACAAAGCTTGACCTGTACGGAAGAGAATAA
- the iscB gene encoding RNA-guided endonuclease IscB has product MFVFVLSKGGNPLMPTKPAKARILLKTGKAKVVRTTPFTIKLLFESSSYTQPVIAGMDTGSKVVGCAAIANGKVLYQSEIHLRENVSKKMDQRKMYRRNRRGRKTRYRPARFANRGNSRREGRLAPSIKSKLEAHFREKRFVESLLPVTGWKVELASFDIHKITNPEVSGVGYQEGDLKGFYNVKAYVLDRDGYTCQHCMGKSKDFRLHCHHIVFRSQKGSDAPENLITLCETCHKALHNGEFKLSGKKSKTKHATEIGILKSQIRKSGWNFAETFGYETKYRREQVLKLLKTHYFDAVAICCRDDQKVEVEDSVFLKRNVPAGDYQQRRGKRSEKKMPTGKLFGLRKFDQVKTEKGIGFIRGKRSSGYFSISDIFGNKISDSVNVKKKCRRLSARSTTLVQIVQMTHSSPTCHFRQARNVEEGVSC; this is encoded by the coding sequence ATGTTTGTATTTGTACTTAGCAAAGGTGGAAACCCGCTAATGCCCACGAAACCGGCAAAAGCGAGGATCTTGCTCAAAACAGGAAAGGCAAAAGTGGTCCGAACCACGCCCTTCACAATCAAGTTACTTTTCGAAAGCAGTAGCTATACTCAACCTGTAATTGCAGGGATGGATACCGGCTCTAAGGTAGTGGGCTGTGCAGCCATTGCTAACGGAAAAGTGTTGTATCAGTCCGAAATTCACCTTAGAGAAAATGTTTCTAAAAAGATGGACCAACGGAAGATGTACCGGAGAAACAGAAGAGGTAGAAAAACAAGGTATAGACCTGCAAGATTTGCTAACCGGGGAAATTCAAGGAGAGAAGGAAGATTGGCTCCTTCCATCAAAAGCAAACTTGAAGCTCATTTCCGGGAAAAAAGGTTTGTGGAATCCCTGCTTCCTGTAACCGGGTGGAAGGTAGAGCTTGCTTCCTTTGATATTCACAAAATAACAAATCCGGAGGTTTCCGGGGTTGGGTATCAGGAAGGGGACCTTAAAGGCTTCTACAATGTCAAAGCTTACGTTCTGGATCGGGACGGCTACACCTGCCAGCATTGCATGGGAAAGTCAAAGGATTTCCGGCTACATTGCCATCACATTGTTTTCAGGTCACAGAAGGGATCAGATGCTCCGGAAAACCTGATAACACTCTGTGAAACCTGTCACAAAGCCCTGCACAATGGAGAATTCAAGCTTTCAGGGAAAAAGTCAAAAACAAAACATGCAACTGAAATAGGGATCCTTAAATCCCAAATCCGGAAATCCGGCTGGAATTTTGCAGAGACTTTCGGGTACGAAACAAAGTACAGGAGAGAGCAGGTCTTGAAGTTGTTAAAAACACATTACTTTGATGCTGTTGCTATCTGTTGCAGGGACGATCAGAAAGTAGAGGTAGAAGATTCGGTTTTTCTAAAAAGAAACGTTCCTGCGGGAGATTATCAGCAGCGGAGAGGGAAGAGGTCAGAGAAGAAAATGCCTACCGGAAAGCTGTTTGGGCTCAGGAAATTCGATCAGGTAAAAACGGAAAAAGGGATCGGGTTCATTCGTGGCAAACGGTCATCCGGGTATTTTTCAATATCAGATATATTCGGAAACAAAATTTCAGATAGTGTTAATGTTAAGAAAAAATGCAGGAGACTGAGTGCGAGGAGTACAACATTAGTTCAGATTGTACAGATGACGCATTCCTCCCCCACCTGCCATTTCCGGCAAGCCAGAAATGTCGAGGAAGGGGTCTCCTGCTGA
- a CDS encoding histidine phosphatase family protein produces the protein MNYLILVRHGESGWNVDGRFGGWVDVPLTEKGIEEALLCAAEFEKIRLDIAFTSKLVRAQETLFLILSKQAKIGVFVHEKENRYSYPPKIEKSLIPIYSSEALNERYYGILQGKKKEKMKEKYGEEQIFHWCRSYDEGPPEGESLKDIYRRVVPYFEREILPVFLEGKNVIVCAHQNSLRALIKHIERISNEDIRKIKLANARPVIYTLSGDRLVRENVEMDPAVKRNI, from the coding sequence ATGAATTACCTTATACTTGTACGACATGGGGAATCCGGCTGGAACGTTGATGGCAGATTTGGAGGCTGGGTAGACGTCCCTCTGACAGAGAAGGGGATAGAAGAAGCCCTGCTCTGCGCTGCAGAATTTGAGAAGATCAGGCTGGACATTGCTTTTACTTCGAAGCTGGTCCGGGCGCAGGAAACTCTCTTTCTTATCCTTTCTAAACAGGCAAAGATAGGGGTCTTTGTCCATGAAAAAGAAAACCGGTATTCATATCCCCCTAAAATCGAAAAGAGCCTTATACCTATCTATTCCAGTGAAGCCTTAAATGAGCGCTATTATGGGATACTGCAAGGAAAGAAAAAGGAAAAAATGAAAGAGAAATATGGGGAGGAACAGATCTTTCACTGGTGTCGGAGCTACGACGAAGGGCCTCCTGAAGGGGAGAGCCTCAAAGATATCTACAGACGTGTAGTTCCCTATTTCGAAAGGGAGATCCTTCCTGTTTTTCTGGAAGGAAAAAATGTAATTGTCTGTGCTCACCAGAACAGTTTGAGGGCGCTGATCAAGCATATTGAAAGAATCTCCAATGAAGACATCCGCAAAATCAAATTGGCCAATGCAAGGCCCGTAATCTACACACTTTCCGGAGACAGACTGGTCAGGGAAAATGTTGAAATGGACCCGGCGGTGAAAAGGAACATCTAA
- a CDS encoding ATP-binding protein: protein MPEPAIERLKKTVLFQKLLEKENLLEEHEISENIISVVRETAPLLERIPENMPEFTLHNANHSAKVVELMGKIIPSDTLEHLNSIELSILIYAAYLHDVGMTASRDERNKIIANSPEFAKLRIFNEELSCKFDEAKKDGDHRTATFIEDKLFTEFLRRNHVERSHEFIKEKHGLEETSISWKEIPYYKLVQAVCDSHGLHVRDLYDTKRWRRNALVRDQSVNVQYLSVILRLADILDLDPERTPRCLLDFINPKDETSIKEWKKHLSIIGCKISPQEINIDAECEHPIYERTLREFIDMIETERKESILLTSRYKDDLAKIYRLDLLNPVTKENVRSNKEYIYSDFHFKLDFHRVIDLLMGEKLYGNPTLVLRELLQNSVDAVRYRESIEKKEGNPSPPFIKITLKGEELIIEDNGIGMDEYIFENYFLQIGKSYYNSSECRAGGIEIDPVSEFGIGILSIFMVASSFRVESRRKPLDPLNPPAPINVEIPTAYDYFVRRPSSRVEIGTKITLSLKSNHPFSSISLIEKISEIAPFIEYPIVIETSENTETYNPFLPGNKIHDVNNIKEYFEVTFDDEIEGIEGKLLVCKPRDTISNQSVLAQKGFSIPCDKLLPKKLFDNIQASINLSGQYKVSLSPNRSDVVEDERYKKLIGRIQSKILEGFETYLKTLRDSSPFEEYVKSVNELLENDILSLHKGLSSQGFVYQEEKFEDAIKNLFLTYAPLLTISDDGKRVYKTMKNLNETSLAITDINDWPEKIPDVVILKETKRLVGVGTVLLMHEEEGMWRRNNFFGHILGNFSDIYITSIPGVVIKTFHNDKANESTSSISYNHFTYRMHSVPTEKAPLFVHPPDFFDPEPNEVIYNACHPLLAKLLYGKKPKDEACSEAISILIHHVENCLWHLCDKAYSSFFKRNHGLEESSNFNYMLIGILKYYPEIFQEFYEAVEQYWEEAKDLGVISRDEDFIGFSLDDLPWFWNYELTDFER from the coding sequence ATGCCTGAACCTGCGATTGAAAGATTGAAGAAAACAGTTCTTTTTCAAAAGCTTCTTGAGAAAGAAAACTTACTCGAAGAACATGAAATTTCAGAAAATATAATCTCAGTTGTTCGTGAGACGGCTCCTTTACTGGAAAGAATTCCTGAAAACATGCCTGAATTTACCTTGCATAATGCTAATCATAGTGCAAAAGTAGTCGAACTGATGGGAAAAATAATACCTTCAGATACTCTTGAACACTTAAACAGTATTGAGCTATCGATACTCATCTATGCTGCATATCTTCATGATGTAGGTATGACAGCTTCACGGGACGAAAGAAATAAAATAATTGCGAATAGTCCTGAATTTGCTAAACTTCGCATTTTCAATGAAGAACTAAGTTGCAAATTTGATGAAGCAAAAAAGGATGGAGATCATCGTACAGCGACATTTATTGAAGATAAACTATTTACGGAATTTCTCCGTAGAAATCACGTAGAACGTTCTCACGAATTTATCAAAGAAAAGCATGGGTTAGAAGAAACGTCCATATCATGGAAAGAAATTCCATATTATAAATTAGTGCAAGCAGTTTGCGATAGTCACGGTTTGCATGTAAGAGATCTTTACGATACTAAACGTTGGCGTCGTAATGCTCTGGTCAGAGACCAGAGTGTAAATGTGCAGTATTTGTCTGTAATACTTCGCCTAGCTGACATTTTGGATCTTGATCCAGAACGTACACCCAGATGTTTACTTGATTTTATTAATCCAAAGGATGAAACAAGCATCAAGGAATGGAAAAAGCATCTTTCGATTATTGGATGCAAAATATCTCCACAAGAAATTAATATCGATGCAGAATGTGAACATCCAATCTATGAACGTACACTCCGAGAATTTATTGATATGATAGAAACCGAACGCAAAGAAAGTATCCTTTTAACATCACGCTATAAAGATGACTTAGCAAAAATATATAGGCTAGATCTTTTAAACCCAGTTACAAAAGAGAATGTTAGGTCTAATAAAGAATACATATATTCAGACTTCCATTTCAAACTTGATTTTCACCGAGTTATTGATCTTTTAATGGGGGAGAAATTATATGGAAATCCCACTTTAGTTCTCCGTGAACTTTTGCAGAACTCTGTAGATGCTGTTCGCTACCGGGAATCAATTGAAAAAAAAGAAGGAAATCCATCCCCACCATTTATAAAAATTACTTTGAAAGGTGAAGAACTTATTATTGAAGATAATGGAATTGGAATGGACGAGTACATTTTCGAGAATTACTTTTTGCAAATTGGGAAAAGTTATTACAATAGTTCAGAATGTCGTGCAGGTGGAATAGAAATTGATCCAGTCAGTGAGTTCGGAATAGGTATTCTCTCTATTTTTATGGTAGCTTCCAGTTTTAGAGTGGAAAGTAGGAGAAAACCACTTGATCCACTAAATCCACCTGCCCCAATAAACGTTGAAATTCCTACTGCTTATGATTACTTTGTTAGAAGACCCTCTTCTCGTGTTGAGATCGGAACTAAAATAACTCTGTCTCTGAAATCTAATCATCCTTTCTCTTCCATATCATTAATTGAGAAAATATCTGAAATTGCTCCTTTTATAGAGTATCCAATAGTCATTGAGACGAGCGAGAATACAGAAACATATAATCCTTTCTTACCCGGTAATAAAATACATGATGTAAATAATATAAAAGAATATTTTGAAGTTACATTCGATGATGAAATAGAGGGCATTGAAGGAAAACTACTAGTTTGTAAACCTAGAGATACTATCTCAAATCAGAGTGTTCTTGCCCAAAAAGGATTTTCAATTCCTTGCGATAAACTCTTACCAAAAAAACTATTTGATAATATTCAAGCGTCAATAAACCTTTCAGGACAATATAAGGTATCATTATCCCCAAATAGATCAGATGTAGTAGAGGATGAAAGGTACAAAAAATTGATTGGTAGAATTCAATCTAAAATTTTAGAAGGGTTTGAGACATATCTGAAGACGCTTAGAGATTCAAGCCCATTCGAAGAATACGTTAAAAGCGTTAACGAATTGTTGGAAAATGATATTTTAAGTTTGCACAAAGGGCTTTCATCTCAAGGATTCGTTTATCAAGAAGAAAAGTTTGAAGATGCTATTAAAAATCTTTTTCTGACTTACGCTCCTTTATTAACGATTTCAGATGATGGGAAGAGAGTATACAAAACGATGAAAAACTTGAATGAAACAAGTTTAGCAATTACTGACATCAATGACTGGCCAGAGAAAATACCTGATGTGGTTATATTAAAAGAAACTAAGCGCCTTGTTGGGGTAGGAACAGTTCTTTTGATGCATGAAGAAGAAGGTATGTGGCGACGAAATAATTTTTTTGGGCATATTTTAGGAAATTTTTCAGATATTTACATCACTTCCATACCTGGGGTTGTAATTAAAACATTCCATAATGATAAAGCAAATGAAAGTACTTCTTCAATTTCTTATAATCACTTTACTTACCGAATGCATAGTGTTCCAACAGAAAAAGCCCCACTTTTTGTTCATCCACCAGATTTTTTTGATCCAGAACCTAATGAAGTTATTTACAACGCTTGTCATCCACTACTTGCCAAACTTCTGTATGGGAAAAAACCAAAAGATGAAGCTTGTTCAGAAGCGATAAGTATATTAATTCACCACGTCGAAAATTGTTTATGGCATTTATGTGATAAAGCATATTCATCTTTTTTTAAACGGAATCATGGATTAGAGGAAAGTTCTAATTTTAATTATATGTTAATTGGAATTCTAAAATATTATCCTGAAATATTTCAAGAATTCTATGAAGCAGTTGAACAATATTGGGAAGAAGCAAAGGACTTAGGAGTCATTTCTCGTGACGAAGATTTTATTGGCTTTTCATTGGATGATCTTCCCTGGTTCTGGAATTATGAATTAACTGATTTTGAAAGATGA
- a CDS encoding superoxide dismutase yields the protein MAKELYKLPPLKYGYADLAPYISEEQLRIHHDKHHQGYVNNTNALLEMMDKARKEGTDFDYKTTAKALSFNLGGHVLHDYFWWEMTPASNASKEPVGELADVIKDDFGSFERFKKEFSQVASSVEGSGWAALTFCNDTKRLGIMQIEKHNVNLVPDFPILMDLDVWEHAYYIDYKNDRSKFIEGFWNIVDWEEIDKYFKKTQK from the coding sequence ATGGCTAAAGAGTTGTATAAATTACCACCGTTGAAGTATGGCTACGCAGACCTGGCACCTTATATTTCCGAAGAACAGCTGCGCATACACCACGACAAACACCATCAGGGCTATGTAAACAACACTAACGCCCTTCTGGAAATGATGGATAAAGCCAGAAAAGAAGGCACGGATTTTGATTATAAGACAACTGCAAAAGCCCTGTCTTTCAATCTGGGTGGGCACGTTCTTCACGATTATTTCTGGTGGGAGATGACTCCTGCAAGCAATGCAAGCAAAGAGCCTGTTGGCGAATTAGCTGATGTGATTAAGGATGATTTCGGAAGTTTTGAAAGGTTTAAAAAGGAATTTTCCCAGGTCGCATCAAGTGTCGAAGGTTCTGGTTGGGCAGCCTTAACTTTCTGTAATGATACTAAAAGACTCGGGATCATGCAGATAGAAAAGCATAATGTAAATCTTGTGCCTGATTTCCCGATCCTTATGGACCTGGATGTCTGGGAACACGCCTACTATATTGATTACAAGAATGATAGGAGCAAATTCATAGAAGGGTTCTGGAACATTGTCGACTGGGAAGAGATTGACAAATACTTTAAAAAGACACAGAAATAA